The Brassica napus cultivar Da-Ae chromosome C7, Da-Ae, whole genome shotgun sequence genome has a segment encoding these proteins:
- the LOC125590603 gene encoding uncharacterized protein LOC125590603, whose amino-acid sequence MDEIRSANADLSEYLEDADVSLWSRVHYQGDMYNLKTSNIAESINSALKRVRGFPIQFLLEFIREKLRRWYWKRRGDALSLTTQHSRGVEHLLAVREEIAYTLRVQQIDGLKFFVKGGNRDCNVDLESVVVVSIKSRKYLALML is encoded by the coding sequence ATGgatgagatacggagtgcaaatgCGGATCTTTCCGAGTATCTAGAGGATGCCGATGTgagcctatggtcaagggttcaTTATCAGGGAGACATGTACAACTTAAAAACGAGCAATATCGCTGAATcaattaattccgcactgaagcgagtaAGAGGATTTCCTATTCAGTttctgctggagttcataagggagaagctaCGAAggtggtattggaaaaggagaggaGATGCTTTGAGTCTTACAACTCAACATAGTCGGGGTGTTGAacacttgcttgctgttcgagaggAGATCGCGTACACTCTGAGAGTCCAACAAATTGATGGATTGAAgttctttgtgaaaggtggaAATAGGGACTGTAATGTTGATCTGGAAAGTGTGGTTGTGGTGTCTATCAAgtcgagaaaataccttgctctcatgctatag